A single window of Anaerolineae bacterium DNA harbors:
- a CDS encoding Fibronectin type III domain protein produces the protein MITKRLFTSLSFLLCLFLLFSPLAVRPARTQTAPKIYYVSTSGNDANDGRSWASAFRTLQKPLTLKETNFQIWVAQGVYYPDEGPGQTNNHPNSTFRLLEGVAIYGGFRGTETALAQRSLLGNPTVLSGDIDQNDTTDARGVVTDTLRINGRNAYHVVTGGRTGYTLDSSDVLDGFFITAGQADGGDPNQVGGGFYNVRGSPTLRNLVFSANLAQFGGGMYNEGLSSMEIARPSLFEVYFYNNLATGDPLASGGGMYNYNYAQPLLERVTFQGNGAVYGGGIDSEYQSHVGMKNVTFAQNQASEQGGAIYSWLSDITLTNATFAENSAPGENGADIFQDSGRLTLRNTILGSGCDLGEDAEISASFSIFQHPSSACGVADGENGNQVGVEAGLGVFGYHGGFTPLYTLQKDAVAIDGGTNEGCPSTDQRGFKRPVQGKAGGSPTCDIGALELYPYAVFLPLILR, from the coding sequence ATGATCACAAAGCGCCTTTTCACCTCTCTATCCTTTCTCCTTTGCCTTTTTCTGCTCTTCAGCCCGCTGGCAGTTCGACCCGCCCGCACCCAAACCGCGCCGAAGATTTATTACGTATCCACCAGCGGGAATGATGCGAACGATGGGCGCAGTTGGGCGAGCGCCTTTCGCACCCTGCAAAAACCTCTGACGCTAAAGGAAACTAACTTTCAAATCTGGGTCGCGCAGGGCGTGTATTACCCCGATGAAGGGCCTGGTCAGACCAACAATCACCCGAATTCCACTTTCCGCTTATTGGAGGGGGTTGCCATCTACGGCGGCTTCCGCGGCACGGAGACAGCCCTGGCGCAACGCAGCCTGCTGGGCAACCCAACCGTGTTGAGCGGCGACATTGACCAAAACGATACGACCGACGCGCGCGGCGTGGTCACAGATACGCTGCGGATCAACGGTCGCAACGCCTATCACGTGGTGACGGGCGGACGGACAGGGTACACCCTCGATTCAAGCGACGTGCTGGATGGCTTTTTCATCACCGCCGGGCAAGCGGATGGCGGCGATCCGAATCAAGTTGGCGGGGGTTTCTACAATGTGCGCGGCAGCCCGACCCTGCGCAACCTGGTCTTTTCCGCCAATCTCGCCCAATTTGGGGGCGGCATGTACAATGAAGGTCTGAGTTCGATGGAAATTGCTCGCCCCTCCCTGTTTGAGGTTTACTTTTATAACAACCTTGCTACTGGAGACCCCCTTGCCAGCGGCGGAGGCATGTATAACTACAATTACGCTCAGCCGCTTCTGGAGCGGGTGACCTTTCAGGGCAATGGCGCCGTTTATGGGGGCGGCATCGATAGCGAATATCAAAGCCATGTCGGAATGAAAAACGTCACCTTTGCTCAAAATCAGGCAAGCGAGCAAGGCGGCGCAATTTACAGTTGGCTAAGCGACATAACCCTGACCAATGCCACCTTTGCCGAGAACAGCGCGCCAGGTGAGAACGGCGCAGACATTTTTCAGGACTCAGGCAGGCTGACTTTGCGCAATACAATTTTGGGCAGCGGCTGTGATCTGGGCGAGGACGCTGAAATCAGCGCTTCTTTCAGCATCTTCCAGCACCCCAGCAGCGCCTGTGGCGTCGCCGATGGGGAGAACGGCAATCAAGTTGGCGTTGAGGCGGGTTTGGGGGTCTTTGGCTATCACGGCGGCTTCACACCGCTTTACACGCTGCAGAAGGATGCGGTGGCAATTGACGGCGGCACAAACGAGGGTTGCCCGTCAACTGATCAACGCGGCTTCAAACGCCCTGTGCAGGGCAAAGCGGGGGGCAGTCCTACCTGTGACATCGGGGCGCTGGAACTTTATCCTTATGCTGTGTTCCTGCCGTTAATTTTGCGCTAG
- a CDS encoding Endonuclease III gives MLFLPQTQSVRVGRLGALTLKGGYYLYVGSAFGRGGIAGRLRHHLQGGKLHWHIDYLRAVAQVAEVWWKEEQQRRECQWARELSELPQCSRPYRGFGSSDCGCFSHLIYCPAKQALADVRQSFGTSCGWQILRLEEVGDLPDGKPTQR, from the coding sequence AGAGCGTGCGGGTGGGCAGACTGGGAGCGTTGACCCTGAAGGGCGGTTATTACCTGTATGTCGGCAGCGCCTTTGGGCGAGGGGGCATAGCCGGACGTTTGAGACATCATCTTCAAGGGGGAAAATTGCACTGGCACATTGACTACCTGCGCGCCGTTGCTCAGGTGGCAGAGGTCTGGTGGAAAGAAGAGCAGCAGCGCAGAGAGTGTCAGTGGGCGAGGGAATTGAGCGAACTGCCCCAATGCTCCCGTCCTTACCGCGGCTTTGGCTCATCGGATTGCGGTTGTTTTTCGCATCTAATTTATTGCCCTGCGAAGCAAGCTCTGGCTGACGTCCGCCAGAGCTTTGGCACATCCTGCGGCTGGCAGATTTTGCGCCTGGAAGAGGTGGGTGATCTGCCTGATGGGAAACCAACCCAAAGGTAG
- a CDS encoding Serine phosphatase RsbU, regulator of sigma subunit has product MDQFLQSIAVRLWPELKSYNEARRMIGTGEVISFLYTLPLASAGLLWLIQLTDLNLMRREWQLFLLMGGLLYLFTRLDYFIIFEIRPERYGSAKGSLAGMAQWTAVFLLGPSALWLSILIETVRYLFNLRTNRSTGIRWDTARNLTHDLANYALAYPAALTLYRRLGGQIPLADLEPRSILLGMAALSTHLLAFLLIWLVYLLYGFYTQYHLAGKQGLRALFLFVALALGLPNLAHPFAIQAAGIYNQHGWVAFLFFNSGLFLLALLARQLSWAAESSRQRTRQLEMLESLSRAIINSPPDASKLAELLEEHAPAMLPSARVVISLKPDQVMVKRPADWEIDLRPLLAWCEQQKSSQVYLAKDPLPWQNTAEEHDPVILTPILDIEKNESIGCIYVELRSLAQPWDRKAVNGLLPGLKTLADQIASALHQAQVYTETLNYQRTLQELRFAGRIQSSLLPDEIPILPDWEVAVTMLPARETSGDFFDFIPLAEGKIGLLIADVADKGIPAALYMALCRTLIRTYAIEYEDASPDVVFFAVNERLLKDARINLFVTAFYGILDPQSGLLTYCNAGHNPPYWFNRSAQKVTALSPTGMPLGIEEDQVWKLASIQILAGDTLILYTDGIPDAHNQQGEFYREKRLVETAQAALDLPAQELLIRILDDVQSFVGEEAQFDDITLMILRRNFPENPSMDEVSASA; this is encoded by the coding sequence ATGGATCAATTTCTACAATCCATTGCAGTGCGACTCTGGCCAGAGCTAAAAAGCTACAACGAAGCACGGCGGATGATCGGCACGGGAGAAGTGATCTCTTTCCTCTACACCCTTCCGCTTGCCTCCGCCGGGCTTCTCTGGCTGATTCAGCTTACCGACCTCAATCTCATGCGCAGAGAATGGCAGCTTTTTCTGTTGATGGGTGGATTGCTGTACCTCTTTACCCGGCTGGATTACTTCATCATCTTCGAAATCCGCCCCGAACGCTACGGCAGTGCCAAAGGTTCTCTGGCAGGCATGGCACAATGGACAGCAGTATTTTTGCTCGGGCCTTCCGCTTTGTGGCTTTCCATTCTGATCGAGACGGTGCGCTATCTCTTCAATCTCCGCACAAACCGCTCGACTGGCATTCGGTGGGATACCGCCCGCAACCTGACCCATGACCTGGCAAACTATGCGCTTGCCTATCCGGCTGCCCTGACGCTTTACCGACGACTGGGTGGGCAGATCCCCCTGGCGGATTTAGAGCCGCGTTCGATTCTGCTCGGCATGGCAGCGCTAAGCACCCATCTGCTGGCTTTTCTCCTGATCTGGCTTGTCTATTTGCTGTATGGTTTTTATACCCAGTATCACCTGGCTGGCAAACAGGGCTTACGCGCCTTATTCCTCTTTGTGGCGCTGGCGTTGGGGCTGCCCAATCTAGCCCATCCCTTTGCCATTCAAGCAGCCGGCATCTACAATCAGCACGGCTGGGTTGCCTTTTTGTTCTTTAATTCAGGCCTGTTCCTGCTGGCGCTGCTCGCCCGCCAGTTATCCTGGGCAGCCGAAAGCAGTCGGCAGCGCACGCGCCAACTGGAAATGTTGGAGAGCCTCAGCCGCGCCATCATCAACTCTCCTCCCGATGCGTCCAAACTTGCCGAACTCCTGGAAGAGCACGCCCCAGCCATGCTGCCCTCCGCCCGGGTGGTAATTTCCCTGAAACCCGATCAGGTCATGGTCAAACGACCCGCCGATTGGGAAATCGACCTGCGCCCGCTCCTGGCATGGTGCGAACAACAGAAAAGCTCTCAGGTCTATCTGGCAAAAGACCCGCTCCCCTGGCAGAACACCGCTGAAGAGCACGATCCTGTCATTCTGACCCCCATCCTGGATATTGAAAAGAATGAATCGATCGGCTGTATCTATGTAGAACTGCGCAGCTTAGCCCAGCCCTGGGATCGCAAGGCGGTCAACGGTTTGTTACCCGGCTTGAAAACCCTTGCCGACCAGATCGCCTCTGCCTTGCATCAGGCGCAAGTCTATACCGAGACGTTGAACTATCAGCGAACCTTGCAAGAACTGCGCTTTGCCGGGCGGATTCAATCCAGCCTGCTACCGGATGAGATTCCCATCCTGCCAGATTGGGAAGTTGCCGTGACCATGCTGCCAGCCCGTGAAACCAGCGGTGACTTTTTTGATTTTATTCCCTTAGCGGAGGGCAAGATCGGCTTGCTGATTGCCGATGTGGCTGATAAAGGCATTCCGGCTGCGCTCTATATGGCGCTCTGTAGAACGCTCATCCGCACCTACGCCATCGAATACGAAGATGCCTCGCCAGATGTCGTTTTCTTCGCCGTCAATGAACGCCTGTTGAAAGACGCCCGCATCAATCTGTTCGTCACGGCTTTTTACGGCATCCTCGACCCTCAAAGCGGCTTGCTGACCTACTGTAACGCCGGTCACAATCCTCCCTACTGGTTCAATCGCTCTGCCCAGAAGGTGACTGCCCTCTCGCCGACCGGGATGCCTCTGGGCATCGAAGAAGATCAGGTTTGGAAACTGGCGAGCATCCAGATTCTTGCCGGGGATACCTTAATTCTCTATACCGATGGGATTCCCGATGCACACAATCAACAAGGCGAGTTCTACCGCGAAAAGCGCCTGGTCGAAACCGCCCAGGCAGCCTTAGACCTGCCCGCCCAGGAGCTGTTAATCCGCATTCTGGACGACGTTCAAAGCTTTGTGGGGGAAGAAGCTCAATTTGACGATATTACGCTGATGATTCTGCGGCGCAACTTCCCCGAAAACCCATCAATGGACGAAGTTAGCGCTTCCGCTTGA
- a CDS encoding Serine-protein kinase RsbW: protein MDSQGVYAMQLAVDEACCNIIDHAYGGEDRGWIECQIDIRSDGLMVTLMDQGKSFDPQKVPPPQIGKPLKEVKPRGVGLYLIKKMVDKMEYRSLAGQGNVMRLFKRKR from the coding sequence TTGGATTCTCAGGGTGTCTATGCCATGCAACTGGCGGTAGATGAAGCCTGTTGTAATATCATCGATCATGCTTATGGTGGAGAAGACCGCGGCTGGATTGAATGTCAGATAGACATACGCAGCGATGGCTTGATGGTGACCCTGATGGATCAGGGCAAGTCTTTTGATCCGCAAAAGGTGCCGCCGCCGCAGATTGGTAAACCGCTCAAAGAAGTCAAACCCCGCGGGGTGGGGTTGTATCTGATCAAGAAAATGGTTGACAAAATGGAATACCGCTCGCTCGCAGGGCAGGGAAATGTGATGCGCTTATTCAAGCGGAAGCGCTAA